A single genomic interval of Mangifera indica cultivar Alphonso chromosome 5, CATAS_Mindica_2.1, whole genome shotgun sequence harbors:
- the LOC123216069 gene encoding uncharacterized protein LOC123216069 has product MSRDYDSNIQMEHAAAMAATAYAINSLEESRIPDQKKTKDPFPVNKMYEQNDDKSGKGCFSEKKTAQNWLPRQFSRQRSWDYDSNIQMEHAAAIAATAYAIKSLEESRIPDQKKTKDPFPLLTRLRSDKEDAPTSVQEITSGGPQPQPSFRRLESKKDDADEASGNLEPSLTSVKSKKEPEVSMMEPGEIAMMNSGAPVDEMSEIAAVQKTPEKAIGPPKKKTSFADEVLNRSDTTKFKRTTSGRTAKDSSVRRTPNFDHEVSANKPYDRPSTKPKSTSDITEPASSTKRTPTFDYGEVQRSEIEPYAPPSYKPTITSPETKRHNSVKPGADETGADTWEKTEMAKIKERYEKLNETIQSWEEKKKKKARSKLDRSERHLEEKRSKALTKFRSDMESINQIAGGARAQAGEKRRNDELKIKAKANVIRRTGKAPETCLCF; this is encoded by the exons ATGAGTCGGGATTATGATTCCAACATCCAAATGGAGCATGCAGCTGCGATGGCTGCAACTGCATATGCCATTAATTCTCTAGAAGAATCGCGCATCCCAGATCAGAAAAAGACCAAAGATCCTTTTCCTGTTAACAAAATGTATGAACAAAATGATGACAAATCCGGAAAGGGGTGTTTCTCAGAAAAGAAGACAGCTCAAAACTGGTTACCAAGACAATTCTCCAGGCAAAGGAGTTGGGATTATGATTCCAACATCCAAATGGAGCATGCAGCTGCGATAGCTGCAACTGCATATGCCATTAAGTCTCTAGAAGAATCGCGCATCCCAGATCAGAAAAAGACCAAAGATCCTTTTCCACTTCTCACCAGGCTCAGGAGCGATAAAGAAGATGCCCCAACTTCAGTACAGGAGATAACCAGTGGGGGCCCTCAGCCTCAGCCATCTTTCAGGAGACTCGAGAGCAAAAAAGATGATGCAGATGAAGCCAGCGGGAACCTTGAGCCCTCTTTAACCAGTGTCAAGAGCAAAAAGGAACCAGAAGTCTCAATGATGGAACCCG GAGAAATTGCAATGATGAATTCTGGAGCTCCAGTTGATGAAATGTCAGAAATTGCTGCCGTACAGAAGACACCTGAAAAAGCCATCGGTCCTCCAAAGAAAAAGACTAGTTTTGCTGATGAGGTCCTTAATAGATCTGATActacaaaatttaaaagaacAACATCAGGTCGCACTGCAAAGGATTCATCAGTGAGAAGGACTCCAAATTTTGATCATGAAGTATCTGCCAACAAACCCTACGATCGTCCATCCACTAAACCTAAAAGCACATCAGATATCACTGAACCTGCTTCATCAACGAAAAGAACTCCAACTTTTGATTATGGAGAAGTGCAAAGATCTGAAATCGAACCCTATGCTCCTCCATCCTATAAACCTACAATCACATCACCCGAAACCAAAAGACACAATTCAGTAAAACCTGGAGCAGATGAAACAGGAGCAGATACCTGGGAGAAAACAGAGATGGCCAAGATCAAAGAAAG GTATGAGAAGTTAAACGAGACAATACAATCCTGggaggaaaagaagaagaagaaagccaGAAGCAAACTTGATAGATCAGAG AGACACTTGGAGGAAAAAAGATCGAAAGCCTTGACAAAATTCCGTAGTGACATGGAATCAATCAATCAGATTGCAGGAGGAGCAAGAGCACAAGCAGGGGAAAAGCGAAGAAACGATGAGTTGAAAATAAAAGCCAAGGCAAATGTAATCAGAAGAACTGGGAAAGCTCCGGAGACATGCTTGTGCTTCTGA
- the LOC123215527 gene encoding nodulin-related protein 1, which produces MDPPSHKKHHQPSSSELLSSAKLVAEAAKSSLNHESHKIDKGRVAGAAADLLDAASHYGKLEEKSFGKYVEKAEGYLHQYHSSHSTTTTTTTAPNPAHHTSSATPHSSIASSDDGGESGSGFGDYFKMAEGFLKKH; this is translated from the coding sequence ATGGATCCACCATCTCACAAAAAGCACCACCAACCATCTTCTTCTGAGCTGCTCTCTAGCGCAAAATTGGTAGCTGAGGCGGCAAAAAGTTCGCTCAATCATGAATCTCACAAGATAGACAAGGGCAGAGTTGCTGGTGCTGCTGCCGATCTTCTTGATGCGGCGTCTCACTATGGCAAACTGGAAGAGAAGAGCTTTGGTAAGTATGTAGAAAAGGCTGAGGGTTATCTTCATCAGTACCACTCTTCCCATTCCACcactaccaccaccaccaccgctCCGAATCCCGCCCATCATACATCCTCTGCTACCCCACACTCATCGATTGCTTCTAGTGATGACGGTGGGGAATCCGGAAGTGGGTTCGGAGACTACTTCAAGATGGCTGAAGGTTTCTTGAAGAAgcattaa